Part of the Candidatus Thermoplasmatota archaeon genome is shown below.
GCGTCGCTGCGCTTGGCGCTTCTTGCCTACGCCTTTGCCGTGCTGGGGCTCGAGCTTGGTCGCATGGCGCTTGCCGAACGGCGCGATCGCTTGCCGTGGACGTGGCCCGTGGCCGTGGGCGCCGGCCTCGTGCTCGCCGCCGCTTCGGCCCTCCTCGGGCACCTTGGCGCGCAGGGCTGGACGCCCGCGCTTCTGGACCTCGTGCACACGATCCTCGGCACGGTCTGGATCGGCGGCGTGGCCTTCCTCGCGCTCGTGGTCGTCCCGGCGGCGTCGCTTCTGGAAGAGGCAACGCGCAGGGGGCTCCTTGCCTCGTGCGCCCGCGCGTTCACCCCCGTGGCGACCTCGTGCGTCGCCGGCGTGGTCGCGACGGGCGTCGTTGCGACGCTCGCGCTCGCGGGTGGCCTCGAGGGGCTCACGACGACGGCCTGGGGCTGGGTCCTCCTCGCGAAGGTCGCGCTTGTCGCCGTCGTGCTCGCCTTTGGAGCGCGGAACCGGCGGTTTGGACAAGGGCGGGGCTCCGGCCCCCGGTCGTTCGCGCGCGCGGTTGGCGCCGAAGCCGCGCTCGGGGCGGCCGTGCTCGTGGCCGCTGGGCTTCTCACGGCGCTCGTGCCGCCCGTGTCGGAGGTCGCCGCTGCGCCCGGCGAGCCGCCGGAATACCACATCTTGCGCCACGCGGACGACGATGGCGTCCTCACGGTCGCGATTCTCCCCGCGACGGCGGGCGCGGGCGCGACGCGGTACGACGTCGACGTGTTCCTGTCCGGCCCGTTGGCGTCGGCACTGCCGCAGGCGCGCGTTTCCGTCGACGGGCCCGATCCGCGGGATCTTGCGCCTCTGCGGAGCGTTCGGCCCGGGCACGCGCGGGTGGAAGCCGTCCCGCTTTCGGAGGGCGACGCCCTCGCGATTGCAATCGACGATCGGACCTGGCGGTTCGGGCGCGTGTTCGATTGACCCAAATCTCCGAGGCTCGCGAAACGCTTAATCCGCGCGAGCATCCTAGGCGGCGCGAACGCCCGGCCATGTCGGAGGTGGCAAGCCGTTGACGCAAGGAACGTGCGCGCGTGGGGCCGTCCTCGCCGGCCTTCCCATCTTGGTGGCGATCCTGTCGTTTGCGGCAGCGGCGACCTTGGGCCTGGAACACGAAGCCACCGGCGGGGAAGTCCCGCCTCCGCGTCTTCGCATCCTTTCGCCCGCCAACAATTCGACCGGCTACGGCAGCACCGTCGTGCTCACGCTCCACGTCGAGAACTTCACCCTTCGCGACCCCTCCGAGCCGTCCACGGGGGGTTCGGTGGGTCACGTGGTGTATTTCCTCGACGACGTGCTCGTCGGCGCGGACCATCGGACCGAGTTCGCCTACACCGCCCTGTCCGCCGGAGCCCACTGGTTCCGAGCGAAACTTGCCCATTCCGACGGCCGTCCTGTTTCCCCAGACGCGGAAGATGCCGTCCGCGTGGTCGTGGCGCCCGGGATGCCAACGGTGCGCATCGTCTCGCCCGTGCGCGCATCCGTGCCGGCGGAGCACAATTCCAGCACCCTTGTCGTGAAGGTCGAAGTCGACGATTTCCAGCTGCGACCCCACGAGACGGCGCACGGAGCGCCACAGCGCGTGGGCCATCTCCATTACTCGATCCGGCCGCACGGCCTGATGGAACCGATCCTGCCGCCTGGGTACGACACCCACCAAGCCACGCTCGCGATGATGGGCCTTGCTCCCGGCCTCTACGTGGTCCAGGCGGAGCTTCGGGACAACCACCACCGGCCCTTGTCGCCGCCCGTCTTCGACGAAGTTCGGATTCGCATCCCGCCCGGCCGGCCCGGCCTCCACCTGCTGGAGCCGTCGGAGGAAGACCAACCCGGCGCGCGCGAGGTCTTGAACATGTCCGTTCGCGTGGAGAACTTCACGCTTTCGGAGTCCGGGCGCGCGGGGCACGGCCGCCTGCGCTTCTGCCACGCGCCCATCGGGAATTCCACGTGCCGCGAAGACGCCGTCGGCAATCGGACGGTCCATTCGTTTCGGGCCCTTCCCCAGGGAGCGGCGCTGGTCCGCGCGGAGCTTGTGAACCTCACGGGCGCACCGCTCCAACCGCCCGTGTACGTCGAGCGCTGGGTCCAGCTGCCGGCCGTCCGATTCCGTTCCCCGCTCGAAGGCGCGCAGCCCGTGGCCACGCACGTGACGGCCGCGGTGGACGTGGAAGGGTTGCGGCTGGTGCCGCCGGGCGTCGCGGCGCCGGGGGAGGGCCGCATTCGCTACTCGATCAATGGCGACGTCCGAGGGACAACGAACGAGACCGTGTGGTCGTTCACGAGCCTTGCGCCGGGCAACTACACGCTTGCCGCCGAGGCCGTGCTCGCCGACGGCCGGAGCTTCCCGGCGCCGGTCGTGGCGACGGTGCACGTGCGGCTTCGATCGTCTCCCACGACGGGCTCGCCGTCGATCCGTTTCACGGCGCCGGCGGCGGGTGCGACTGTGGGGCCCAACGTGACGGTGGCCGTGGACGTGCTCAACTTCGAGCTCGTGGATCCGTCGTCGCCTGCCGTCGGCGATTCGGCCGGGCACATCCAGTATTCGTTTGCCGGCAACGATTCGATCAGCGGCAGAACGGCAGCCAAGACGTTCACGTTCTGGAATCTCCCGGAGGGCGTACACGCCTTGCGCGCCGAGCTTGTGGGGCCGGACCATCGGCCCCTTGCGCCGGCCGTGTTCGACGAGCGGACCGTCGTCGTGGAGGCGGCGCGCTCGAATTCGCCGGCGCGCTTGCAACCGTGGTCGGAGATGGCGGTGCTGCTGGCGCTTGCTGGCGCCGCTTGGATGGCGGCCAATCGACGATAGACGATGCGAAACAGGCGGCCGTTTCGGACGGACAGGCCAGCGTTCGGTCCGTTCGTTTCCTACAAATAAACAGCTTTATAAGGAAGTCGCCCATTATATAAGTCGGAGGGTACAAATGGCAAAGAAGAAGGCCACGAAGAAGAAGGCCGCCAAGAAGACCACCAAGAAGAAGAAGCGGTAGGCCGGACCCGAGGTTCCTCGACCCGTCAAGCCAAATCCGTTTCCTTTCGAATCGGCGGCCAAAGTTTCTTTGCGGCCGCCCTCCTTTTCCGCTCGTGAACATCGAGGCAAGTGAGCTTCAATCCAACACCTTCCGCTGCCTGCCGGGCTGCGGTTTCTGCTGCCTTTGTCCCGCCGGACTGTCGCCCACCGAGGCCGCACGCCTGCGTTCCGACCCGCGCACGCGACCGGGCGTGGCAGACGGTCAGGAGCCCTCGCTCAAGCTCGCCGGCGGCAATGGCGCGTGCGTGTTCCTCGCCTCCGACCGCGCCTGCTCGATCTACGACGAGCGTCCCCGGCCGTGCCGCGCCTTTCCGTACTCGACGCACGTGCTCGAGCGAGCGCAGGTGAGCATCAACCGCGCGTGCCCGGGCACCTGGACCGCCGACGCGCCGCCGGCCCTCGCGGGCCTTCGCGCCGAGGAGTTCCTGCCGAACCTCGAAGCGCGCGTCGCCGAAGCGCGTTCGGTCTTCGAGGCCTTCCGCTCGCAAGCCCAGCGGCGAGGATTGTTTGCCACCGCCGAAT
Proteins encoded:
- a CDS encoding CopD family protein — translated: GKVERGAAERDPAVRGSPLDLASGATFALSLAALLGAPLAGILVWRPQVRAGVDEALARAVERRFLALWIAGFALAAVSAALLGAGAGPPAPGVGGHGGPTTERGTQASLRLALLAYAFAVLGLELGRMALAERRDRLPWTWPVAVGAGLVLAAASALLGHLGAQGWTPALLDLVHTILGTVWIGGVAFLALVVVPAASLLEEATRRGLLASCARAFTPVATSCVAGVVATGVVATLALAGGLEGLTTTAWGWVLLAKVALVAVVLAFGARNRRFGQGRGSGPRSFARAVGAEAALGAAVLVAAGLLTALVPPVSEVAAAPGEPPEYHILRHADDDGVLTVAILPATAGAGATRYDVDVFLSGPLASALPQARVSVDGPDPRDLAPLRSVRPGHARVEAVPLSEGDALAIAIDDRTWRFGRVFD